The window CCGCCTGGCTGGCGGCGCTCGGCTTCGCCGCGCCCTGGTACCTGCTGGCCCAGGCGGCGGGCGCGGGCCACGGGGCCGGCGCGGGCCGCTGCACCTACGTGCTGCTGCCCTGGGGCTCGTCGCGGCTGGGCCCGCCCTACAGCGCGGCGCTGATCGTGCTCTGCTACCTGCTGCCCTTCGCCCTCATGTGCTTCTGCCACTACAACATCTGCCGGGCCGTGCGCCTCTCCGAGAGCCGGGTGCGGCCGCTCACCACCTACGGCCACCTGCTGCGCTGCTACGGGGAGATGCGCACCGCCACCACCGTGCTCATCATGATCGTCTCCATCATCTGCTGCTGGGGGCCCTACTGCGTCCTGGGGCTGGCGGCCGCCGCCGGCCACCTGCCCTTCTCGCCCACCGTGGACGCCGTGGCCAGCTGGATGGCCTGGGCCAACGGCGCCATCAACCCGCTCGTCTACGCCGCCCGCAACCCCAACATCGCCATGCTGCTGGGCCGCAGCCGCGAGGGCGGCTACCGGACTAGGAACAACGTGGCCGCTTCTCTGGCCGCCCGGGGCCAGCGCCTGGAGGCCCGCGGCCGGGCCGAGCCAGGCCGGGAGCGCTGTGCCCGGCAGCGGCCCGGCGGCCACGCCGCCagcaccctctcctcctccagcccgGCCAGCGGCGGCGAGGTGGCCATGTGGGCCTGCAAGAACCCGGCCGTGCTCTTCTGCCGCGACGCGCAGCCCGGCGCGGccgcccagcctgccctgccGCCCAAATCCGACACGGCCGATACCAGCCTCTGACGGGGCCCGCTGGGGAAAGCTGCCTGGCCGCCAGC of the Eretmochelys imbricata isolate rEreImb1 chromosome 6, rEreImb1.hap1, whole genome shotgun sequence genome contains:
- the GPR135 gene encoding G-protein coupled receptor 135, whose translation is MEPPSASPGLLSALSRAGANESGGAAEEAGWSGAALASQALLLALIFALSALGNGAVVLVIARHRQLRTVTNAFVLSLSLSELLGALLCLPLAFLRLLSRPRGAWLSGQRLCLASAALHAGLGIAATLTMALLSFDRYCAIVRQPRRKMGRRRAAQLLAAAWLAALGFAAPWYLLAQAAGAGHGAGAGRCTYVLLPWGSSRLGPPYSAALIVLCYLLPFALMCFCHYNICRAVRLSESRVRPLTTYGHLLRCYGEMRTATTVLIMIVSIICCWGPYCVLGLAAAAGHLPFSPTVDAVASWMAWANGAINPLVYAARNPNIAMLLGRSREGGYRTRNNVAASLAARGQRLEARGRAEPGRERCARQRPGGHAASTLSSSSPASGGEVAMWACKNPAVLFCRDAQPGAAAQPALPPKSDTADTSL